The nucleotide sequence TTCATCCCATCACTGACTTCACCCGAGACTTTGAGGTACCCTAAAGCATCCTCGCTGTCGAACTCTAGTTATGCGCGAGCCGACTTACTACGATCGCTTGGGTGTCGCTCCCTGGGCCTCCATTCAGGAGATTCGCCATGCCTACCGAGACCTCAGCAAGCGCTACCATCCCGATATCTCCCCCTTGGCCCCCGACATTGCCAAGCAACGCTTCCAAGGCATCCACGAAGCCTACGCCATTCTGACGAATCCCACCCAACGGGCCCTCTACGATGGCCGGACCGGCTTCGGCACGGTGCCCATCGTGCAAATCCAAGATCCCCCCTCCAACGGTTACCCCGAGCGAGCAGAGGCCGGTCGAGTCAGTGCTGCATCCTACGAAATTACCCGCCGTCCCCTCTCCGACTCCGAACAATTTGCCTTATTTACTTTAGTGGTAACGATCGCCCTCTCTCTCGCCCTGGTGGCATTTTTGAGCTGGTCAGGCTGAGACAGCGATCTCGAAATCCTCATAAAGCTTGACTCGATCGCCGCAATTCGTGCGTGCGAGGCGATCGCTTCGCGACTAAAATAGATACTTAGACGAGATAGATACTCAGACAAACAAGGCATACTCTCATTGAATTCGCTTGTTTCAGCCGCGATCGTTCGTCAGCTCGAGAATGGGTTGACAGCCATCTACCATCCCATTGCCGCCACAGATGCAGTCACAGTCGACATTTGGGTTCGAGCGGGCGGGCGTCAGGAACCCCCCGAACTCTTGGGCGTATCCCACTTCCTCGAACATATGATTTTTAAGGGCACCGATCGCCTCTCCCCCGGCGAACTCGATCGCGAGGTTGAAAGCCGGGGCGGCATTACCAACGCTGCCACTAGCCAAGACTACACTCACTTTTACATCACCGTTGCAGCCGCAGATTTAGCCGATACTCTGCCCTATCTGACTGAAGTGGTCACCCATGCTTCCATCCCTGAGGGCGAGTTTCAGCGAGAGCGACAGGTGGTCATTGAAGAAATTCGGCGATCGCAAGACAATCCCGACCATCGCGCCCACCACCTCCTCACCCACAGTGCCTACACCAATCACCCCTACGGTCGTCCCGTCTTGGGTACTGTCGATAGCCTCATGGCCCTGACCCCCGAACAAATGCGAGCCTACCACCGCAGTTGGTACCGTCCCGATCGCATGACGGTCGTGATGGTGGGTAATTTCGAGCTCGATTGGGCCGAGCAGCTCGTCGAGCAACAGTTTGGGGATTTGCCGGTCGGAGGGGTCGAGGTTCCCCGTCCTTCTGTATCGTCAGAGCCGCCTCTGGAGGGGGTGCGTCGGGTGGAAACGACTGAACCGCGCTTGGAGCAAGCCCGCTTGATTGTGGCTTGGCCCAGTACGAGTGTTGCAGCTTGGGACGACGCCTGCGGGCTCGATCTGTTGGCCTCGGTGCTGGGAGATGGTCGCTCCTCCCGACTGGTGCAGTTGTTGCGAGAAGAGCGGGGCTGGGTGCGGGGTATTGGCAGTTCCTCTGCAGTTCACTTAGATGCAGGGTTGTTTTACATCAGTGCCTATCTCGATGCCAGTCGCACGGAAATGGTCGAGGCTACGATTTTACAGGAAGTTCGCCGCCTGCAGCAGGAGCTGATTTCGCCAGAAGAACTGGAGCGGGCGCGCCG is from Synechococcus sp. PCC 7336 and encodes:
- a CDS encoding pitrilysin family protein — translated: MNSLVSAAIVRQLENGLTAIYHPIAATDAVTVDIWVRAGGRQEPPELLGVSHFLEHMIFKGTDRLSPGELDREVESRGGITNAATSQDYTHFYITVAAADLADTLPYLTEVVTHASIPEGEFQRERQVVIEEIRRSQDNPDHRAHHLLTHSAYTNHPYGRPVLGTVDSLMALTPEQMRAYHRSWYRPDRMTVVMVGNFELDWAEQLVEQQFGDLPVGGVEVPRPSVSSEPPLEGVRRVETTEPRLEQARLIVAWPSTSVAAWDDACGLDLLASVLGDGRSSRLVQLLREERGWVRGIGSSSAVHLDAGLFYISAYLDASRTEMVEATILQEVRRLQQELISPEELERARRILTNELVFSTESPSQLARVYGFYHFSGGLELADRYLECIRTATPESLRQLALRYLPVDRYCITLLAPEEAVPIC
- a CDS encoding J domain-containing protein, whose amino-acid sequence is MREPTYYDRLGVAPWASIQEIRHAYRDLSKRYHPDISPLAPDIAKQRFQGIHEAYAILTNPTQRALYDGRTGFGTVPIVQIQDPPSNGYPERAEAGRVSAASYEITRRPLSDSEQFALFTLVVTIALSLALVAFLSWSG